In Streptomyces sclerotialus, the DNA window CGATCTGGAAGCTGCGCGGCGGCCACCGCGTCCAGGGCACCGCCAGCATCGTCGTCGCCGCCCTGCTCGCCCTCTGGTACGCCACGACCGACACGGTCCCGCTGGAAATCGTCTCCGTGGCGCCGTACATCGCTACGCTGCTGGTCCTGTCGCTGGCCGCCCAGCGGCTACGGGCACCGAAAGCCATCGGCAAGGCGTACCGAAGGGGTCAGGGCACGTGACGAACGAGGTCTGCGGAACCCGAGGGGGCCGGCGCACGTGACCGAAGCTCCCGACTGGGAGAAGCTGCGCGAGCGGGCCCGGGACGCGATGTCCCGGGCCTACGCGCCCTACTCCGGCTACCCCGTCGGTGCGGCGGCCCTCGTGGACGACGGCCGCACCGTCACCGGCTGCAACGTGGAGAACGCCTCCTACGGCCTCGGCCTGTGCGCCGAATGCGGCCTGGTCTCCGAGCTGTTCGCGACCGGCGGCGGCCGGCTCACCGCGTTCGCGTGCGTGGACCGGCACGGCAAGGTCCTGATCCCCTGCGGCCGCTGCCGCCAGCTCCTGTACGAACACGGCGGCCCCGACCTCCTCATCGACACGGAAGCCGGCATCCGCCCCCTGACCGCCCTCCTCCCGGACGCCTTCGGCCCGGAACACCTGTCCCGCTAGACGTGTCGTCCGGCGGCGCCCTGCAGCATCGGGCTGCGGGCTGCGGGGGCGGTGGCTCACCAGTACATGGGCTCGGGCTCCTCCCACTCGTCCAGCGGTGCCAGTTCGCCGCGCAGCCGCACGTCCCGCATCCGGACGACCAGCGCCTGCGTCTCGACGAGCCGCTGGTGGTACTCCGGGAGTTCACGTGGGGACGGGCGCACATCACACATGCTCAGCAGTTCCTGAGCCACCGCGTCCCCCGGCTCCCTCGTGGGCTCGGAGATCACGGCACGTCCCGATGCCACGATCTGCCAGCTCCATCCCTCGCCTCCCCGGGACATGTGCAGCCGGTCGTCCGCCCGCAGCGACTCGAGAAAGGGATAGTCGGCCCACAGCCCGATCCGCACGGTCCGGGTGGCGGGCTCCCAGTGGTACGTCCGGAGCCCCCGCGGATCGGTGCTGCCGGGGGTGTAGAGCCCTCCCCACCGCAACGGGGTGCCCAGCCACTTCGTCATTTCGCCGTCCGTCAGGGGCCGGGGCCCGTCGCCGTACTTCACCCGATCCGGCAGCACGCTGATCCTCCTTCGTTCCGGGCCGGGCTTTCAGTTCCCGACGTCGCGGTGCCACAGGTCGATGGTCGAGGCCTGTCCGCGGGAGCAGCCGCGCGGACAGGCGCGGCAACAGGAGGTCGCACAGCCGCAGGCACAGAGACGGCCGTGGTACATGCACATCGCGCAGGTGGCGCAGCGGTCCTGGTAAGGACATGAGCAGGAGTGGTCCATGGGGGCATTCTCTCCAACTGACGTTCGGCAGGCGCCCGTAATGCCCAGACCGGGGTTGTCGCCTGAAGCCCTTCACGACCGTTCTTCTATGCGTGTAGAACGGAGTCGTTCCCGTAGAAAGGAAGCCGATGGACGCCATCTCCGTCATCCGCGCCAAGCGCGACCGC includes these proteins:
- a CDS encoding cytidine deaminase: MSRAYAPYSGYPVGAAALVDDGRTVTGCNVENASYGLGLCAECGLVSELFATGGGRLTAFACVDRHGKVLIPCGRCRQLLYEHGGPDLLIDTEAGIRPLTALLPDAFGPEHLSR